A single genomic interval of Gemmatimonadales bacterium harbors:
- a CDS encoding zf-TFIIB domain-containing protein, producing the protein MSPQKPSKSEDEYFAKEEAELLKAQRERAKAAAEEAARQLHFMKCPKDGHDLVHEEFHGVTVDRCVHCQGIFLDADEIAAIVAKDDPTLLGRVVRDISKVLRAPRSETK; encoded by the coding sequence ATGAGCCCACAGAAGCCGAGCAAGAGCGAGGACGAGTACTTCGCGAAGGAGGAGGCGGAGCTGCTCAAGGCCCAGCGTGAGCGCGCCAAGGCGGCCGCCGAGGAGGCGGCACGACAGCTCCACTTCATGAAGTGCCCGAAGGACGGGCACGACCTGGTGCACGAGGAGTTTCATGGCGTGACCGTGGATCGCTGCGTCCATTGCCAGGGCATCTTCCTCGACGCCGATGAAATCGCCGCCATCGTGGCGAAGGACGACCCGACGCTGCTCGGTCGGGTGGTCCGCGACATCTCGAAAGTCCTGCGCGCCCCCCGCTCGGAGACGAAATGA
- the purQ gene encoding phosphoribosylformylglycinamidine synthase subunit PurQ, protein MLRVAVVRFPGSNCDWDAYHAVANAGAEARFVWHRDTDLQQADVVILPGGFSYGDYLRSGAIARFSPVMQAVQRHAAGGGAVLGICNGFQILCEAQLLPGALVKNDRLTFVSRPVWVRVERTDTFCTSAYARGTEIRIPVAHGDGCYVADDDTLRMLEAEGRVVLRYIRGENPNGSVADIAGVSNAAGTVVGFMPHPERYADPLTGSDVGAGFFTSIAEWLPGRAARSTP, encoded by the coding sequence ATGCTTCGCGTCGCGGTCGTGCGGTTCCCGGGCAGCAACTGTGACTGGGACGCCTATCACGCGGTGGCGAACGCCGGCGCGGAGGCGCGGTTCGTCTGGCATCGCGACACTGACCTGCAGCAGGCCGATGTCGTGATCCTCCCCGGCGGGTTCAGCTATGGCGACTACCTCCGCTCCGGCGCCATCGCGCGGTTCAGCCCGGTGATGCAGGCGGTGCAGCGGCACGCGGCGGGTGGCGGCGCGGTGCTGGGGATCTGCAACGGGTTCCAGATTCTCTGCGAGGCCCAGCTGCTCCCGGGCGCGCTGGTCAAGAACGACCGGCTCACCTTTGTCTCCCGACCGGTCTGGGTTCGCGTCGAACGCACCGACACCTTCTGCACCAGCGCGTACGCCCGGGGCACGGAGATCCGGATTCCGGTGGCGCACGGCGATGGCTGCTACGTGGCGGACGACGACACCCTCCGAATGCTGGAAGCCGAGGGCCGAGTGGTGTTGCGCTACATCCGTGGCGAGAACCCCAACGGCTCGGTGGCCGACATCGCCGGAGTCTCGAACGCGGCCGGCACCGTCGTCGGCTTCATGCCGCATCCCGAGCGCTATGCCGACCCGCTGACCGGCAGCGACGTCGGCGCCGGGTTCTTCACGTCCATCGCGGAATGGCTTCCTGGCCGGGCCGCCCGATCCACCCCCTGA
- the purS gene encoding phosphoribosylformylglycinamidine synthase subunit PurS, translated as MTYRVHIRVVPRAGLLDPQGQAVEHALAALGFSGAGDVRIGRAIELAIDAASPEAAEASARQMCEKLLANPVTEDFSLAVED; from the coding sequence ATGACCTATCGCGTGCATATCCGTGTGGTTCCCCGGGCGGGCCTGCTCGATCCGCAGGGCCAGGCCGTGGAACATGCGCTGGCGGCGCTGGGATTCTCCGGCGCCGGTGACGTCCGCATCGGGCGGGCCATCGAGCTGGCCATCGACGCCGCGAGCCCCGAGGCCGCGGAAGCGTCGGCCCGGCAGATGTGCGAAAAGCTCCTGGCCAACCCGGTGACCGAAGACTTCAGCCTGGCCGTGGAGGACTGA
- the pssA gene encoding CDP-diacylglycerol--serine O-phosphatidyltransferase — translation MSAHDTGGQRPRRPGIRRAIIVIPSAFTLSNLFFGIWAMVSAAQGNFKWAGWFIVFAGVADVLDGRMARMSHTGTRFGAELDSLVDVISFGVAPALLMYFLEFAEAGKFAWVLCFIYVAAVAVRLARYNITAAGSENPGWFSGLPSPAAGMTLATYYAFSQTQWYQKFPEYLDLQRQGLTFLMLALSAMMLSNVKYPRTPRIGFRSLSGILGTLVTVGILAGLIFAPSTFLFPFGIGYLLFGITRSALIALSDRAEDTADAQTLHLRPLPGHDHDEDSTP, via the coding sequence ATGAGCGCGCACGACACCGGCGGACAGCGACCGCGCCGCCCGGGCATCCGGCGGGCCATCATCGTGATTCCCAGCGCGTTCACGCTCAGCAACCTGTTCTTCGGGATCTGGGCCATGGTGTCCGCCGCCCAGGGGAATTTCAAGTGGGCGGGATGGTTCATCGTGTTCGCCGGCGTCGCCGACGTGCTCGACGGCCGGATGGCCCGGATGTCCCATACCGGCACCCGCTTCGGCGCCGAACTCGACTCGCTGGTGGACGTGATCTCGTTCGGTGTGGCGCCAGCCCTGCTGATGTACTTCCTCGAGTTTGCCGAGGCGGGGAAATTCGCCTGGGTGCTGTGCTTCATCTACGTGGCGGCGGTCGCGGTGCGGCTGGCCCGGTACAACATCACGGCGGCCGGCTCCGAGAATCCGGGCTGGTTCAGCGGCCTGCCGTCGCCGGCGGCCGGCATGACGCTCGCCACGTACTACGCCTTCAGCCAGACGCAGTGGTACCAGAAGTTCCCGGAATACCTCGACCTGCAGCGGCAGGGGCTCACCTTCCTGATGCTCGCGCTGTCGGCGATGATGCTGAGCAACGTGAAGTATCCGCGCACACCGCGGATCGGCTTCCGCTCCCTGAGCGGGATCCTCGGGACGCTGGTGACGGTCGGCATCCTGGCCGGGCTCATCTTTGCGCCCTCCACCTTCCTCTTCCCCTTCGGCATCGGCTATCTCCTCTTCGGCATCACGCGCAGCGCGCTCATCGCTCTCTCCGACCGTGCCGAAGACACCGCCGACGCCCAGACCCTGCACCTGCGCCCGCTTCCCGGGCACGACCACGACGAGGACTCGACCCCATGA
- a CDS encoding phosphatidylserine decarboxylase family protein: MRIAREGWPFIGAFWLMELSLVLFGYSTAAIIWLPVAIWVIAFFRDPVRNGPRGERLVIAPADGLVVSVRSIDEPDFHGGEVQRVSIFMNVFNVHVNRYPVDGTIAYRKYSPGAFVNAAAEKASLENEQSSVGIVATHGKVLVRQIAGLIARRIITDHGEGTAVRQGERMGLIRFGSRVDVFLPKGVTVKVAEGERTVAGVSIIGEWS; the protein is encoded by the coding sequence ATGCGGATCGCCCGCGAAGGCTGGCCGTTCATCGGGGCGTTCTGGCTCATGGAGCTCAGCCTCGTGCTCTTCGGCTACAGCACCGCCGCGATCATCTGGCTCCCGGTGGCGATCTGGGTGATCGCCTTCTTCCGGGATCCGGTCCGGAACGGTCCGCGGGGCGAGCGGCTGGTCATCGCCCCTGCCGACGGCCTCGTGGTGAGCGTCCGAAGCATTGACGAGCCCGACTTCCATGGCGGCGAGGTGCAGCGCGTCTCGATTTTCATGAACGTGTTCAACGTCCATGTGAACCGGTATCCGGTGGACGGCACCATCGCCTATCGCAAGTACTCGCCCGGCGCCTTCGTGAACGCCGCCGCCGAGAAGGCATCGCTGGAGAACGAACAGTCGTCGGTGGGGATCGTCGCGACGCACGGGAAGGTGCTCGTGCGGCAGATTGCCGGGCTGATCGCGCGGCGGATCATCACCGACCACGGCGAGGGCACGGCGGTCCGTCAGGGCGAGCGGATGGGGCTGATCCGCTTCGGGTCCCGGGTGGATGTCTTCCTGCCGAAGGGCGTGACCGTGAAGGTGGCGGAGGGGGAGCGGACCGTGGCTGGCGTCTCCATCATCGGGGAGTGGTCATGA
- a CDS encoding phosphoribosylaminoimidazolesuccinocarboxamide synthase, translating to MTVMFRSQLPLPLLRAGKVREVYEASPDQLLLVASDRISAFDVVMNEPIAEKGRVLTQVSAFWFGKLADVFPSHFITASTNEIIDRYPDLAPHRSAIRGRTMLVRRTLPVPFECVVRGYITGSAWAEYKKQGTLAGEPLTPGLVESARLDPPIFSPATKAESGHDENVTFDTMASALGKAEAAALREASFRIYEAGRAHAAARGIIIADTKFEFGRDADGTLRLIDEVLTPDSSRFWPADRYEPGRGQPSFDKQPLRDYLAALKAKGSWNGEAPPPTLPQEVLDTTSARYVDAYQRLTGHPLPEDG from the coding sequence ATGACCGTCATGTTCCGGAGCCAGCTCCCCCTGCCCCTCCTCCGCGCGGGCAAGGTGCGTGAGGTGTACGAGGCCAGCCCCGACCAGCTCCTCCTGGTCGCGAGCGACCGGATCAGCGCGTTCGACGTGGTGATGAACGAGCCGATTGCCGAGAAGGGCCGGGTCCTGACCCAGGTCAGCGCGTTCTGGTTCGGGAAGCTGGCCGACGTCTTCCCGTCGCATTTCATCACCGCCAGCACCAACGAGATCATCGACCGTTACCCCGACCTGGCGCCGCACCGCAGCGCCATCCGGGGCCGCACCATGCTGGTGCGGCGCACGCTGCCGGTCCCGTTCGAGTGCGTCGTGCGCGGCTACATCACCGGCTCCGCATGGGCGGAGTACAAGAAGCAGGGCACCCTGGCCGGCGAGCCGCTGACGCCGGGCCTCGTGGAGAGCGCCCGGCTCGACCCGCCGATCTTCAGCCCCGCCACCAAGGCGGAAAGCGGTCACGACGAGAACGTGACGTTCGACACGATGGCGAGCGCCCTCGGCAAGGCGGAGGCCGCGGCGCTGCGCGAGGCCAGCTTCCGCATCTACGAGGCGGGACGGGCGCACGCCGCCGCACGGGGGATCATCATCGCCGACACGAAGTTTGAGTTTGGGCGGGACGCGGACGGCACCCTCCGGCTCATTGACGAGGTCCTCACGCCGGATTCCTCGCGGTTCTGGCCCGCCGACCGCTACGAACCGGGGCGTGGGCAGCCGAGCTTCGACAAGCAGCCGCTCCGTGACTACCTCGCGGCGCTGAAGGCGAAGGGAAGCTGGAATGGCGAAGCGCCGCCGCCCACGCTGCCGCAGGAGGTCCTCGATACGACGAGCGCGCGGTATGTGGACGCCTACCAGCGCCTGACCGGGCACCCGCTGCCCGAGGATGGCTGA
- a CDS encoding lyase family protein yields MTDDRWRSPLGTRYASPAMQRLWGEPHRIRLWRRVWLALAESERELGLDIPEAALTEMRAHLDDADLATAAEYERRFRHDVMAHVHHFGDQAPAARPFLHLGATSAFVTDNADLLVIREGLRLVLGRLLSVLDALGGFAAQHAAEPCLAYTHFQPAQLTTVGKRATLWMQDFGADVEDLCHRIEGMRLRGCKGTTGTQASFLELFRGDHAKVRELDRLVARRLGFDRTWAVTGQTYTRKADSTVLDLLSGVAQSASKMAGDLRLLQHEGELLEPFESEQIGSSAMAYKRNPMRAERISGLARFVTSLQANTAQTAATQWLERTLDDSANRRLTLPEAFLATDAILILAANIAGGLEVRPEVIRRHVATQMPFMATERWLMLGVRGRRPPGPARGGAPPQHDGGRRSRPRRAEPSHGPARRRCRLRRHPGGGPHGGARAVPVHRARTRAGRRVSRGIRRTIGRAGAPAGRDS; encoded by the coding sequence ATGACCGACGACCGCTGGCGCTCCCCCCTCGGGACCCGTTACGCATCGCCCGCCATGCAGCGCCTGTGGGGCGAGCCGCACCGCATCCGCCTCTGGCGCCGGGTCTGGCTGGCGCTCGCGGAGTCGGAACGCGAACTCGGGCTCGACATCCCGGAGGCGGCGCTGACGGAGATGCGCGCCCACCTCGACGACGCCGACCTCGCGACCGCCGCGGAGTACGAGCGGCGCTTCCGGCACGACGTGATGGCCCACGTGCACCACTTCGGCGACCAGGCCCCCGCCGCGCGCCCCTTCCTGCACCTCGGGGCGACCAGCGCGTTCGTGACAGACAACGCCGACCTGCTGGTGATCCGGGAAGGCCTCCGCCTCGTGCTGGGGCGCCTCCTGTCCGTGCTCGACGCGCTCGGCGGGTTCGCCGCGCAGCACGCCGCCGAGCCCTGCCTGGCCTACACCCATTTCCAGCCGGCGCAGCTCACCACGGTCGGCAAGCGGGCCACCCTCTGGATGCAGGATTTCGGCGCGGACGTCGAGGACCTCTGCCACCGCATCGAGGGAATGCGCCTCCGCGGGTGCAAGGGCACCACCGGCACGCAGGCCTCCTTCCTGGAGCTCTTCCGCGGGGACCACGCGAAAGTCCGCGAGCTCGACCGCCTGGTGGCCCGGCGCCTCGGGTTCGACCGCACGTGGGCGGTCACCGGGCAGACCTACACCCGGAAGGCCGACAGCACCGTGCTCGACCTGCTCTCCGGCGTGGCGCAGTCGGCCTCCAAGATGGCGGGCGACCTGCGGCTGCTGCAGCACGAAGGCGAGCTGCTGGAACCGTTCGAGTCCGAGCAGATCGGCTCCAGCGCCATGGCGTACAAGCGGAACCCGATGCGGGCCGAGCGGATCAGCGGGCTCGCGAGGTTCGTGACGTCGCTCCAGGCCAACACCGCACAGACGGCGGCCACGCAGTGGCTGGAACGGACCCTCGACGACAGCGCCAACCGGCGCCTCACCCTGCCCGAGGCGTTCCTCGCGACGGACGCGATCCTGATCCTGGCGGCGAACATTGCCGGCGGGCTCGAGGTGCGCCCCGAGGTCATCCGCCGGCATGTCGCGACGCAGATGCCGTTCATGGCCACCGAGCGGTGGCTGATGCTCGGGGTCCGCGGGCGGCGACCGCCAGGCCCTGCACGAGGTGGTGCGCCGCCACAGCATGACGGTGGCCGCCGAAGTCGCCCGAGGCGAGCCGAACCGTCTCATGGACCGGCTCGCCGCCGATGCCGCCTTCGCCGGCATCCCGGCGGCGGCCCTCACGGCGGAGCTCGAGCCGTCCCGGTACACCGGGCGCGCACGCGAGCAGGTCGCCGAGTTTCTCGAGGAATACGCCGCACCATTGGCCGAGCGGGCGCGCCCGCTGGCCGTGACTCCTGA